Proteins from a genomic interval of Microbacterium abyssi:
- a CDS encoding sensor histidine kinase, giving the protein MAQKPDAVTSWWRRISLRAKVTGVTVAVLALGLVVAGIGTVPLLRDSLIRNIDAQLPSLAASDLVSRWFDVETVDGAQRLVMSESAPRSADYSFAVYAADGSFLAQAGGATGASAPAFYSSLALDQAHALEGQAIPLTSADGHDFHGAVAVVPGDDGTLYTQFVALPLEEADTVISQYLAVYTTVALVTILVAALLIRGLVTLTFRRLGQVESTAMLIASGDFSQRLTDLEPSTEVGRLNFAINTMLERIDRSLAQRDRTVQHMRRFIGDASHELRTPLVSVRGYAELYRMGAIRGEEDTARAMERIEKEAIRMGVLVEDLLDLARLDEEPELQLVPLDLRPIARDAALDVRAAAPGRTITVVDSTAHAAPTTRPMPALPELKTPASKPRQSALARLRRRSRNTEPMPQIDFSEAEDTPVRTPPIVLGDENKVRQVVANLLGNARRFSTDDAPIELVVDSDRAAGTGSIAVVDHGEGIPPQIREQIFERFWRADTSRARETGGSGLGLAIVASIVAALHGKVRVDETPGGGATFTVTLPLAPAQATPEHLLEETQPLERIDLDDI; this is encoded by the coding sequence ATGGCGCAGAAGCCTGACGCGGTCACCAGCTGGTGGCGACGCATCAGCCTGCGCGCCAAGGTCACGGGCGTCACGGTCGCCGTGCTCGCGCTCGGACTCGTGGTCGCGGGCATCGGCACAGTGCCGCTGCTGCGCGATTCGCTGATCAGGAACATCGACGCGCAGCTGCCTTCCCTCGCCGCCAGCGATCTGGTGAGCCGGTGGTTCGACGTCGAGACCGTCGACGGCGCGCAGAGGCTCGTCATGTCCGAGAGCGCCCCGCGCTCGGCCGACTACAGCTTCGCCGTGTACGCGGCCGACGGCTCCTTCCTCGCGCAGGCGGGCGGTGCGACAGGAGCATCCGCGCCGGCGTTCTACTCGTCGCTCGCCCTCGATCAGGCTCATGCGCTCGAAGGACAGGCCATACCGCTCACCAGCGCGGACGGGCACGACTTCCACGGCGCCGTCGCAGTCGTGCCGGGCGATGACGGCACGCTCTACACGCAATTCGTCGCGCTGCCGCTGGAAGAGGCCGACACCGTCATCAGCCAGTACCTGGCCGTGTACACGACGGTCGCTCTGGTCACGATCCTGGTGGCCGCGCTCCTCATCCGGGGCCTGGTGACGCTCACGTTCCGGCGCCTCGGCCAGGTCGAGTCCACGGCCATGCTCATCGCCTCGGGCGACTTCAGCCAGCGTCTGACCGATCTCGAGCCGAGTACAGAGGTCGGGCGGCTCAACTTCGCGATCAACACGATGCTTGAGCGCATCGACCGTTCGCTCGCGCAGCGCGACCGCACGGTGCAGCATATGCGCCGGTTCATCGGCGACGCGAGCCACGAGCTGCGCACTCCGCTCGTGAGCGTGCGCGGGTACGCCGAGCTGTACCGGATGGGCGCCATTCGCGGCGAGGAGGACACCGCGAGAGCCATGGAGCGCATCGAGAAGGAGGCGATCAGGATGGGCGTACTCGTCGAGGACCTGCTCGATCTCGCACGGCTCGACGAGGAACCCGAGCTGCAACTGGTGCCGCTGGATCTGCGTCCCATCGCACGCGACGCCGCCCTGGACGTGCGCGCCGCGGCGCCCGGACGCACGATAACCGTCGTCGACAGCACGGCCCACGCCGCCCCCACGACGCGGCCGATGCCGGCCCTGCCGGAACTGAAGACGCCGGCGTCCAAGCCCCGCCAGAGTGCGCTCGCCCGGCTGAGGCGCCGGTCGCGCAACACCGAGCCGATGCCGCAGATCGACTTCAGCGAGGCCGAGGACACCCCGGTGCGTACGCCGCCGATCGTCCTCGGCGATGAGAACAAGGTGCGCCAGGTCGTTGCGAATCTGCTCGGCAACGCGCGCCGCTTCTCCACGGACGACGCGCCGATCGAGCTCGTCGTCGATTCGGATCGGGCCGCGGGCACCGGCAGCATCGCGGTCGTCGACCACGGCGAGGGCATCCCGCCGCAGATCCGGGAGCAGATCTTCGAGCGATTCTGGCGGGCCGACACCTCCCGGGCTCGCGAGACGGGCGGATCGGGTCTGGGACTCGCAATCGTCGCCTCGATCGTCGCCGCTCTGCACGGCAAGGTGCGGGTGGACGAGACGCCCGGTGGAGGTGCGACCTTCACCGTCACTCTTCCGCTGGCACCGGCACAGGCGACACCGGAGCACCTGCTCGAGGAGACCCAGCCGCTCGAGCGCATCGATCTCGACGACATCTGA
- a CDS encoding DNA repair helicase XPB: MSDGPLIVQSDRTVLLEVAHADAETARHELAIFAELERAPEHIHTYRITRLGLWNARAAGHTADDMLEVLDRWSRFPVPPSVSVDLRETVDRYGRLVIERDDEGTLILRSTDPAVLAQVANNKRIQPLLIGRPNPDAYVVDAWARGQIKQELLKIGWPAEDLAGYTPGTPHEIELAEDEWQIRPYQQDAVDAFSKDGSGVVVLPCGAGKTIVGAGAMAATKTTTLILVTNTVSARQWRDELLKRTSLTAEEIGEYSGQSKEVKPVTIATYQILTAKRKGEYAHLALLDALDWGLIVYDEVHLLPAPVFKLTADLQARRRIGLTATLVREDGREGDVFSLIGPKRFDAPWKQIEAQGFISPAACYEVRVDLPADDRLEYAAATDDERYRLAASAPAKIDAVRELIAKHPGERVLVIGQYLDQLETLSEALNAPQITGATPVDEREELYRQFREGEIELLVVSKVANFSIDLPEASVAIQVSGSFGSRQEEAQRLGRLLRPKQSGHTASFYTLIARDTVDQDYAQNRQRFLAEQGYSYTILDADALAAA; the protein is encoded by the coding sequence ATGTCTGATGGCCCACTGATCGTCCAGAGCGACCGCACCGTGCTCCTCGAAGTCGCGCATGCGGACGCCGAGACGGCGCGCCACGAGCTGGCGATCTTCGCCGAACTCGAACGCGCGCCCGAGCACATCCACACCTACCGGATCACGCGCCTGGGCCTGTGGAACGCCCGCGCGGCAGGACACACCGCAGACGACATGCTCGAGGTGCTCGACCGCTGGTCGCGTTTCCCTGTGCCGCCGTCCGTGTCGGTCGACCTGCGCGAGACCGTGGATCGGTACGGGCGCCTCGTGATCGAGCGCGACGACGAGGGCACCCTGATCCTGCGATCCACCGACCCGGCCGTACTCGCCCAGGTCGCGAACAACAAGCGCATCCAGCCGCTGCTGATCGGACGCCCGAACCCCGACGCCTACGTGGTCGACGCGTGGGCACGCGGTCAGATCAAGCAGGAGCTGCTGAAGATCGGCTGGCCCGCCGAGGACCTCGCCGGCTACACCCCCGGCACGCCTCACGAGATCGAGCTCGCCGAGGACGAGTGGCAGATCCGCCCCTACCAGCAGGATGCCGTCGACGCGTTCTCCAAGGACGGCTCCGGCGTCGTCGTGCTCCCCTGCGGAGCCGGCAAGACCATCGTCGGCGCCGGCGCCATGGCCGCGACCAAGACGACGACGCTGATCCTCGTGACGAACACGGTCTCCGCCCGGCAATGGCGCGACGAGCTGCTCAAGCGCACCTCGCTCACCGCGGAGGAGATCGGCGAGTACTCCGGCCAGTCCAAGGAGGTTAAGCCGGTCACGATCGCGACCTACCAGATCCTCACCGCGAAGCGGAAGGGCGAGTACGCCCACCTGGCGCTTCTCGACGCCCTCGACTGGGGCCTGATCGTCTACGACGAGGTACACCTGCTGCCGGCCCCGGTGTTCAAGCTCACCGCCGATCTGCAGGCACGCCGACGCATCGGCCTCACCGCGACGCTGGTGCGGGAGGACGGCCGGGAGGGCGACGTCTTCAGTCTCATCGGGCCCAAGCGCTTCGACGCGCCGTGGAAGCAGATCGAGGCGCAGGGGTTCATCTCCCCCGCCGCCTGCTACGAGGTGCGCGTCGATCTGCCGGCGGACGACCGTCTGGAGTACGCCGCGGCCACCGACGACGAGCGTTATCGGCTTGCGGCATCCGCCCCCGCGAAGATCGACGCCGTGCGCGAACTGATCGCCAAGCACCCCGGCGAGCGCGTCCTCGTGATCGGACAGTACCTCGACCAGCTCGAGACGCTCTCGGAAGCGCTGAACGCCCCGCAGATCACCGGAGCGACGCCGGTCGACGAGCGCGAAGAGCTGTACCGGCAGTTCCGGGAGGGCGAGATCGAGCTGCTCGTGGTCTCCAAGGTGGCGAACTTCTCCATCGACCTGCCCGAAGCATCGGTCGCGATCCAGGTGTCGGGGTCGTTCGGATCGCGGCAGGAGGAGGCGCAGCGTCTCGGACGCCTGCTGCGACCGAAGCAGTCCGGCCACACTGCGAGCTTCTACACGCTCATCGCCCGCGACACGGTCGACCAGGACTACGCGCAGAACCGCCAGCGCTTCCTCGCCGAGCAGGGCTACAGCTACACGATTCTTGATGCGGATGCCCTGGCCGCGGCGTAG
- the msrB gene encoding peptide-methionine (R)-S-oxide reductase MsrB → MDYSVKKTDEQWRAELGDEQFAVLREAATERAWTGELLDEARAGLYTCGACGAELFKSGTKFDSGCGWPSFYESIRPDAVQLLEDNTLGMQRTEVRCANCGSHLGHVFPDGFGTPTGDRYCMNSLALNFTPEADPPA, encoded by the coding sequence ATGGACTACAGCGTGAAGAAGACCGACGAGCAGTGGCGCGCGGAACTCGGCGATGAGCAGTTCGCGGTACTGCGCGAGGCAGCGACGGAGCGCGCTTGGACGGGCGAGCTGCTCGACGAGGCGCGCGCGGGACTGTACACCTGCGGCGCGTGCGGCGCCGAGCTGTTCAAGAGCGGCACGAAGTTCGACTCGGGATGCGGCTGGCCGAGCTTCTACGAGTCGATCCGCCCGGATGCCGTGCAGCTGCTCGAGGACAACACCCTCGGCATGCAGCGCACCGAGGTCCGTTGCGCGAACTGCGGCTCGCACCTCGGCCACGTGTTCCCCGACGGCTTCGGCACGCCGACCGGCGACCGCTACTGCATGAACTCGCTGGCGCTGAACTTCACCCCCGAAGCAGACCCGCCGGCGTGA
- a CDS encoding WXG100 family type VII secretion target, with product MSVYTVDTEAVFAAHGAARATIERLRSESQALKAQLTQLQSSWTGAASAAFQGCSDQWAAAQLHVEQVLDSIGTALGSAATQYSDADQYSASLFRQ from the coding sequence ATGTCCGTCTACACCGTCGACACCGAGGCCGTGTTCGCCGCCCACGGTGCGGCCAGAGCCACGATCGAACGGCTGCGCAGCGAATCGCAGGCACTGAAGGCGCAGCTTACGCAGCTGCAGTCATCCTGGACCGGCGCCGCGTCCGCGGCGTTCCAGGGCTGCAGCGATCAGTGGGCCGCGGCGCAGCTGCACGTCGAACAGGTGCTGGATTCGATCGGCACGGCGCTAGGATCTGCGGCGACGCAGTATTCCGATGCCGACCAGTACTCGGCGAGCCTGTTCCGTCAGTGA
- a CDS encoding DUF3263 domain-containing protein, which translates to MLGDLTDRDRAILALEAAWPRHGGAKEEAIRSTLGMSPARYYQLLWRLIDTERALEHDPLLVRRLRRLRDNRSDQRVARMRGFAG; encoded by the coding sequence ATGCTCGGAGATCTCACCGATCGCGATCGCGCGATCCTCGCCCTGGAGGCGGCCTGGCCGCGCCACGGCGGAGCGAAGGAAGAGGCCATCCGCAGCACGCTGGGCATGAGCCCGGCCCGGTATTACCAGCTGCTGTGGCGGCTGATCGACACCGAGCGGGCGCTGGAGCACGACCCGCTGCTGGTGCGGCGCCTGCGGCGGCTCCGCGACAACCGGAGCGATCAGCGCGTTGCACGGATGCGCGGGTTCGCCGGGTAA
- the groL gene encoding chaperonin GroEL (60 kDa chaperone family; promotes refolding of misfolded polypeptides especially under stressful conditions; forms two stacked rings of heptamers to form a barrel-shaped 14mer; ends can be capped by GroES; misfolded proteins enter the barrel where they are refolded when GroES binds) has product MAKIIAFDEEARRGLERGLNILADAVKVTLGPRGRNVVLEKKWGAPTITNDGVSIAKEIELDDPYEKIGAELVKEVAKKTDDVAGDGTTTATVLAQALVREGLRNVAAGADPISLKRGIEKAVAAITDELLSSAKEIESKEQIAATASISAADTEIGELIAEAIDKVGKEGVVTVEESQTFGTELELTEGMRFDKGYLNPYFVTDADRQEAVFEEPYILIANSKISNIKDLLPVVDKVIQDGKELVIIAEDVEGEALATLVLNKIRGIFKSAAVKAPGFGDRRKAQLQDIAILTGGQVITEEVGLKLENTTLDLLGRARKVIITKDETTIVEGAGETEQIEGRVTQIRREIENTDSDYDREKLQERLAKLAGGVAVIKAGAATEVELKERKHRIEDAVRNAKAAVEEGIVPGGGVALIQAGTKALDALSLSGDEATGANIVRVAIEAPLKQIALNAGLEPGVVANKVSELPTGQGLNAATGEYVDMFGAGIIDPAKVTRSALQNAASIAGLFLTTEAVVADKPEKNPAPAGDPTGGMDF; this is encoded by the coding sequence ATGGCAAAGATCATCGCTTTCGATGAGGAGGCCCGCCGCGGCCTCGAGCGTGGCCTGAACATCCTCGCCGACGCTGTCAAGGTGACCCTCGGCCCGCGCGGTCGCAACGTTGTGCTCGAGAAGAAGTGGGGCGCCCCCACGATCACGAACGACGGTGTGTCGATCGCCAAGGAGATCGAGCTGGACGACCCGTACGAGAAGATCGGCGCGGAGCTCGTCAAGGAGGTCGCCAAGAAGACCGACGACGTCGCAGGTGACGGAACCACCACCGCGACCGTGCTCGCCCAGGCGCTCGTCCGCGAGGGCCTCCGTAACGTCGCCGCCGGCGCCGACCCGATCTCGCTCAAGCGCGGCATCGAGAAGGCCGTCGCGGCCATCACCGACGAGCTGCTCTCCAGCGCCAAGGAGATCGAGTCCAAGGAGCAGATCGCGGCCACCGCATCCATCTCCGCGGCAGACACCGAGATCGGCGAGCTCATCGCCGAGGCGATCGACAAGGTCGGCAAGGAAGGCGTCGTCACCGTCGAGGAGTCGCAGACCTTCGGCACCGAGCTCGAGCTCACCGAGGGCATGCGCTTCGACAAGGGTTACCTGAACCCGTACTTCGTCACGGATGCCGACCGCCAGGAGGCCGTGTTCGAGGAGCCCTACATCCTCATCGCGAACTCGAAGATCTCGAACATCAAGGACCTCCTACCGGTCGTCGACAAGGTGATCCAGGACGGCAAGGAGCTCGTCATCATCGCCGAGGACGTCGAGGGCGAGGCTCTCGCGACTCTGGTGCTGAACAAGATCCGCGGCATCTTCAAGTCGGCTGCCGTCAAGGCTCCCGGCTTCGGTGACCGTCGCAAGGCTCAGCTGCAGGACATCGCGATCCTCACCGGTGGTCAGGTCATCACCGAAGAGGTCGGCCTCAAGCTCGAGAACACCACGCTCGACCTCCTGGGACGCGCACGCAAGGTCATCATCACCAAGGACGAGACGACCATCGTCGAGGGTGCCGGTGAGACCGAGCAGATCGAGGGTCGCGTGACCCAGATCCGTCGCGAGATCGAGAACACCGACAGCGACTACGACCGCGAGAAGCTGCAGGAGCGCCTCGCCAAGCTCGCCGGCGGCGTTGCCGTCATCAAGGCGGGCGCGGCCACCGAGGTCGAGCTCAAGGAGCGCAAGCACCGCATCGAAGATGCTGTTCGCAACGCGAAGGCAGCCGTCGAGGAGGGCATCGTCCCCGGTGGTGGCGTGGCGCTCATCCAGGCCGGCACCAAGGCCCTCGACGCTCTCTCGCTCTCGGGCGACGAGGCGACTGGCGCGAACATCGTCCGCGTCGCCATCGAGGCTCCGCTCAAGCAGATCGCGCTCAACGCCGGTCTCGAGCCGGGCGTCGTGGCGAACAAGGTGTCGGAGCTGCCGACCGGTCAGGGCCTCAACGCCGCGACCGGCGAGTACGTCGACATGTTCGGTGCGGGCATCATCGACCCCGCCAAGGTGACGCGCTCGGCGCTGCAGAACGCAGCCTCGATCGCCGGTCTCTTCCTCACCACGGAGGCCGTCGTCGCCGACAAGCCCGAGAAGAACCCGGCCCCGGCCGGCGACCCCACGGGTGGCATGGACTTCTAA
- a CDS encoding nitroreductase family protein — translation MSALDAALARQSWSKVTDEAPTREELLTLVAAAGRVADHSSLRPWRLIELRGDDRVLLAKAIAKADGSSHPSSKPLRAPLLIAVVGSFRKSAKVPRWEQEAVASGVAHTLSLLLDEAGWGVFWRTGGHTRSKAVAKAHGLKKTEELLGWLYVGGKPEGKRPSRRKPVDADALLSRMPSKK, via the coding sequence GTGAGCGCACTCGACGCCGCGCTGGCGCGGCAGTCGTGGTCCAAAGTCACCGACGAAGCGCCGACGCGTGAGGAGTTGCTGACCCTGGTGGCGGCTGCCGGTCGCGTCGCCGACCATTCGTCGCTGCGGCCATGGCGGCTGATCGAGCTGCGCGGCGACGACCGCGTGCTGCTCGCGAAGGCGATCGCGAAGGCCGACGGCTCGTCGCACCCGTCTTCGAAGCCGCTGCGCGCCCCGCTGCTGATCGCCGTCGTCGGCAGCTTCCGCAAGAGCGCGAAGGTGCCGCGCTGGGAGCAGGAGGCGGTGGCCTCCGGTGTCGCGCACACGCTCAGTCTGCTGCTGGACGAGGCCGGCTGGGGCGTGTTCTGGCGCACCGGCGGCCACACCCGCTCCAAGGCGGTCGCCAAGGCGCACGGGCTGAAGAAGACCGAGGAGCTGCTCGGCTGGCTGTACGTGGGCGGCAAGCCGGAGGGCAAGAGGCCGAGCCGGCGCAAGCCCGTCGACGCCGACGCGCTACTGAGCCGCATGCCGTCGAAGAAGTAG
- a CDS encoding DUF2332 domain-containing protein, with translation MTDAVRERYERFARDEAPGRSALYEEWAHGVASDAGVQAILARIPETRRQPPLVFAVTRMLGAPLLGFPQWRRFLIAHARAVIEECSRRRVQTNEPLRLAPLLPVLSEIDGPIALLEVGASGGLCLYPDRYSFRFVDQAGRMLRPHLDPIGGVSPVVLTSEVRGAMPELRMPEVVWRAGIDLAPLDARDPRDRAWLQGLVWPGETGREERITAALDIVASDPPLMVRGDAVEKVAGVAASAPFDATLVITTPGVLAHIPRSTRAALIDAVRALPARWITIDAPELHDAWRPAVDAATWPGFVVALDGQVRAAADPLGRWWEWRADSGPLRA, from the coding sequence ATGACGGATGCCGTGCGCGAGCGCTACGAAAGGTTCGCGAGGGACGAGGCTCCAGGGCGTTCGGCGCTCTACGAGGAATGGGCCCATGGCGTGGCATCGGATGCCGGCGTCCAGGCGATCCTCGCGCGAATCCCCGAGACCCGGCGTCAGCCGCCGCTCGTCTTCGCCGTGACGCGGATGCTGGGGGCACCGCTGCTGGGATTCCCGCAGTGGCGGCGTTTCCTGATCGCGCATGCCCGCGCCGTCATCGAGGAGTGCTCCCGGCGGCGCGTGCAGACCAACGAGCCGCTCCGGCTGGCGCCGCTGCTGCCGGTCCTCTCCGAGATCGACGGACCCATCGCTCTGCTCGAGGTCGGAGCCTCCGGCGGGCTGTGCCTGTACCCCGATCGCTACTCGTTCCGGTTCGTCGATCAGGCCGGCAGGATGCTGCGCCCGCACCTCGATCCGATCGGAGGAGTCTCGCCCGTCGTGCTCACCAGCGAGGTGCGCGGCGCCATGCCCGAACTGCGCATGCCGGAGGTCGTGTGGCGCGCGGGGATCGACCTCGCGCCGCTGGACGCGCGCGACCCGCGCGACAGGGCATGGTTGCAGGGGCTCGTGTGGCCGGGTGAGACCGGCCGCGAGGAGCGGATCACGGCGGCACTCGACATCGTCGCCTCCGACCCGCCGTTGATGGTGCGCGGCGACGCCGTCGAGAAGGTCGCCGGGGTCGCGGCATCGGCACCGTTCGACGCCACGCTCGTGATCACGACGCCGGGCGTGCTCGCCCACATCCCGCGTTCGACGCGCGCGGCGCTCATCGACGCGGTGCGCGCGCTGCCCGCCCGCTGGATCACGATCGACGCGCCGGAACTCCACGATGCGTGGCGTCCGGCGGTGGATGCCGCGACCTGGCCCGGCTTCGTCGTCGCACTCGACGGTCAGGTGCGCGCGGCGGCCGATCCATTGGGGCGCTGGTGGGAGTGGCGCGCTGATTCGGGGCCTCTCCGCGCATAG
- a CDS encoding response regulator transcription factor, producing MTDARILVVDDEPNIRDLLSTGLSFAGYQVKTVANGAATISAVLEEEPDLIILDVMLPDMNGFSVTKRLRGAGFTAPILFLTAKDDTQDKIEGLNAGGDDYVTKPFALDEIVARAQAILRRTMQADEESIIRAGELSMDQDTHDVFVGKEPIELSPTEFKLLRYLMLNPNRVLSKAQILDHVWEYDFNGDAGIVESYISYLRRKIDPHTEESVIQTKRGFGYMLKVGK from the coding sequence ATGACTGATGCACGCATCCTGGTCGTCGATGACGAACCGAACATCCGTGACCTGCTGTCCACCGGTCTGAGCTTCGCCGGGTACCAGGTCAAGACAGTGGCGAACGGCGCGGCGACGATCTCCGCCGTGCTCGAGGAGGAACCCGACCTCATCATCCTCGACGTCATGCTCCCGGACATGAACGGGTTCAGCGTCACCAAGCGGCTCCGCGGCGCGGGATTCACCGCGCCGATCCTGTTCCTCACCGCGAAGGACGACACGCAGGACAAGATCGAGGGGCTCAACGCCGGCGGCGACGACTACGTGACCAAGCCGTTCGCGCTCGACGAGATCGTCGCACGCGCGCAGGCGATCCTCCGGCGCACGATGCAGGCGGACGAGGAGTCCATCATCCGTGCCGGTGAGCTGTCGATGGATCAGGACACCCACGACGTCTTCGTCGGCAAGGAGCCGATCGAACTCAGCCCCACCGAGTTCAAGCTGCTGCGCTACCTGATGCTGAACCCCAACCGGGTGCTGTCCAAGGCGCAGATCCTCGATCACGTCTGGGAGTACGACTTCAACGGCGACGCCGGGATCGTGGAGAGCTACATCTCCTACCTCCGCCGCAAGATCGACCCGCACACCGAGGAGTCCGTCATCCAGACCAAGCGCGGCTTCGGCTACATGCTCAAGGTGGGCAAGTAG
- a CDS encoding LytR C-terminal domain-containing protein: MPQPVRDRFDDIRHTSGRVGAHRAEQPGMNGWVVLLWSFVAALVLIVVGIFVALVMMGRITLFPAAEEVITPAPVQTGVVDTSYSVLVLNATPEEGLDVQLRDTLINAQWPAELINYGDAGSQNFADTTVYYVSDADQDAALGLANLIGGAQVEQSDFYADPNAPEQKQLVVIIGLDRVTAAPAE; this comes from the coding sequence GTGCCCCAGCCCGTCAGAGACCGCTTCGACGACATCCGCCATACCTCCGGACGCGTCGGCGCCCACCGCGCGGAGCAGCCGGGGATGAACGGCTGGGTCGTGCTGCTGTGGTCGTTCGTCGCGGCCCTCGTCCTCATCGTCGTCGGCATCTTCGTCGCTCTCGTGATGATGGGGCGCATCACTCTGTTCCCGGCGGCGGAAGAGGTGATCACTCCCGCTCCGGTGCAGACCGGCGTCGTCGACACCAGCTACTCGGTGCTCGTGCTCAACGCCACACCGGAGGAGGGGCTCGACGTCCAGCTGCGTGACACCCTGATCAACGCGCAGTGGCCCGCAGAGCTCATCAACTACGGCGATGCCGGATCCCAGAATTTCGCCGACACGACGGTGTACTACGTGTCGGACGCGGATCAGGATGCCGCGCTCGGACTGGCGAATCTGATCGGCGGAGCCCAGGTGGAGCAGAGCGATTTCTACGCGGACCCGAACGCCCCGGAGCAGAAGCAGCTCGTCGTCATCATCGGGCTCGATCGCGTGACCGCCGCACCCGCGGAATAG
- a CDS encoding DMT family transporter has product MTPSRLPASVALGGAVSIGAMTAIQARVNGVLGVRIDDGIVAGLISFGVGLVILIVVTVLLPSTRAGAVRLWRGVRSRRIPVWMLLGGACGALTVSTQGLTAGVLGVSLFSVGIVAGQTVNGLLLDRLGVGPAGVVAVTPGRVLGGILALAAVAISLSGDAIATTPLWLLLLPFAAGVGIAWQSAANGRLAQRVHSPMTATLMSFIGGTLVLAVAAAVSVAFGGMPQALPTEPWLYLGGLLGFVYILLGATIVAHTGVLLLGLGSVLGQLLTSVIIDLLWPAISVPTVWQLLAMVAVAVASVLVALPWRRRRR; this is encoded by the coding sequence GTGACCCCGTCCCGGCTGCCCGCTTCCGTCGCGCTGGGCGGAGCGGTCTCGATCGGCGCGATGACGGCGATTCAGGCCCGCGTGAACGGCGTGCTGGGCGTCCGCATCGACGACGGCATCGTCGCCGGCCTCATCTCATTCGGCGTGGGCCTGGTCATCCTCATCGTCGTCACCGTGCTTCTTCCGTCGACGCGCGCCGGGGCCGTGCGGCTGTGGCGCGGTGTGCGATCGCGTCGTATTCCGGTCTGGATGCTGCTCGGAGGCGCCTGCGGAGCCCTCACGGTGTCCACGCAGGGGCTGACGGCGGGCGTCCTCGGCGTCTCGCTGTTCTCGGTCGGCATCGTCGCGGGCCAGACCGTGAACGGCCTGCTGCTCGACCGGCTGGGAGTGGGACCGGCCGGCGTCGTCGCCGTCACCCCTGGGCGCGTTCTGGGAGGGATCCTCGCGCTCGCCGCCGTTGCGATCTCGCTGAGCGGCGACGCCATCGCGACCACACCGCTGTGGCTGCTGCTGCTTCCGTTCGCCGCCGGTGTCGGCATCGCGTGGCAGTCGGCCGCGAACGGGCGACTGGCGCAGCGCGTGCATTCGCCGATGACGGCGACCCTGATGAGCTTCATCGGCGGCACGCTCGTGCTCGCGGTCGCGGCGGCCGTCAGCGTCGCCTTCGGCGGGATGCCGCAGGCGCTGCCGACCGAACCGTGGCTGTATCTCGGCGGACTGCTGGGCTTCGTCTACATCCTGCTCGGGGCGACGATCGTGGCGCACACGGGCGTGCTGCTGCTCGGACTCGGGTCGGTGCTCGGGCAGCTGCTGACCTCAGTCATCATCGACCTGCTGTGGCCGGCGATCTCGGTGCCGACGGTGTGGCAGCTGCTGGCGATGGTCGCGGTGGCCGTGGCATCCGTCCTGGTGGCGCTGCCGTGGCGGCGCCGGCGACGCTGA